In one Rhopalosiphum padi isolate XX-2018 chromosome 3, ASM2088224v1, whole genome shotgun sequence genomic region, the following are encoded:
- the LOC132927665 gene encoding probable peptidoglycan muropeptide transporter SLC46 produces MEDSEPTNDVEIKNRKFGITLEPVMLLINIGIHANLMVQTNLFEERVCLHSDLGQNKSVNCYNMTAAEQEIIQPAAANFLMFKNLIETFVPCLMTLFLGAWSDVNGRKPLLLLAISGIVISNCMFSAFSTIPSLSPEMFLLCSLPVAVSGGTGALYLAAFCYIVDIIDNKSRAFRIVVLYTFIDFGSILGSVLSTILYSSSTTYVYCLSSFVSIAGLLYTYIFLKESVVIKMGANSKLFNIQLIRDLWQTVKKQRLGYLRCVIILSAVSLTLNLIVMFGEGTYMYMYLQKQFSWTLEKFLPFRASMTLLHAIVPVIVVYVLNAKLQIPEMYIVTAITAIGIFEKICFAYSIYEWQLYAAEAVGSTVYATQTLIRSQLSKSFPSEEIGKILTFISLVESHGLLLYSPIYNTIYVATVQNFANCIFFFSAILGIFMLGLFGTILFLLSRSVKPDDCLIEN; encoded by the exons ATGGAAGACTCAGAGCCTACCAATGATGTAGAAATCAAGAATCGCAAATTCGGGATAACTTTAGAGCCAGTAATGTTGTTAATAAATATCGGAATACATGCAAACC tgaTGGTGCAAACTAATTTATTCGAAGAACGTGTATGCCTTCATAGTGATCTCGGACAAAATAAGTCTGTGAATTGTTACAATATGACTGCAGCAGAACAAGAAATAATTCAGCCAGCTGCGgcaaattttttaatgtttaaaaatctgATAGAAACATTTGTGCCATGTCTGATGACATTATTTTTAGGTGCCTGGAGTGATGTAAACGGTCGTAAACCTTTGTTATTATTAGCTATCTCAG GTATAGTTATATCTAACTGTATGTTCAGTGCATTTTCTACAATACCAAGCCTGTCTCCTGAAATGTTTTTGCTGTGCAGCCTACCGGTTGCTGTAAGTGGTGGAACTGGTGCATTGTATTTAGCTGcattttgttatattgttgATATCATCGATAACAAATCAAGAGCTTTCAG gattgttgttttatacacatttatcgATTTTGGATCAATACTTGGATCTGTATTGagtacaatattgtatagtagCTCTACTACTTACGTTTATTGCCTTTCATCGTTTGTTTCGATAGCTGGACTtctgtatacgtatatttttctTAAGGAATCAGTAGTCATtaaaatg GGAGCGAATTCAAAACTTTTTAACATCCAACTAATAAGAGATTTGTGGCAAACTGTTAAGAAACAACGATTAGGTTACTTGAGATGCGTAATTATACTGTCTGCAGTGTCGTTAACTCTTAATTTAATCGTTATGTTTG GTGAAGGAACGTATATGTACATGTACTTACAGAAACAATTTTCGTGGACGTTGGAAAAATTTTTACCGTTTCGTGCGTCTATGACACTATTACATG ccATCGTTCCCGTAATCGTTGTGTACGTGCTCAACGCCAAACTACAAATTCCCGAGATGTATATTGTTACCGCTATTACAGCCATAGGAATTTTCGAAAAGATTTGTTTCGCGTACTCGATTTACGAATGGCAATTATACGCCGCGGAAGCTGTTGGAAGCACCGTGTATGCAACACAAACGTTGATACGATCTCAATTATCCAAAAGTTTTCCGTCCGAagaaatag gtaaaatattaacattcataAGTCTGGTTGAATCTCATGGATTATTACTATACTCGCCGATATACAACACCATCTACGTTGCAACAGTCCAGAATTTTGccaattgtatatttttcttttcggCAATACTTGGCATATTTATGCTTGGCTTATTCGG AACAATATTATTCTTACTTTCAAGAAGCGTCAAACCTGATGATTGTTTAATCgaaaactaa